The following coding sequences lie in one Arachis stenosperma cultivar V10309 chromosome 5, arast.V10309.gnm1.PFL2, whole genome shotgun sequence genomic window:
- the LOC130981134 gene encoding uncharacterized protein LOC130981134, whose protein sequence is MWRQVITRFGIPEVVISDNGTQFTDKKFTEFLSGLGVRQRFSSVEHPQTNGQVESANKVILSGLKKRLDNKKGAWADELAAVLWSYRTTEQSSTKETPYRQTYGVDAVIPVEIGEPSPRLLLKGVEETVEKDLIDEAREMAHLRETALKQRVALRYNTKVLKREFEPNDLVLRRNDIGLPTPGEGKLAANWEGPYRIKKAMGKGAFKLERLDDKPPRPTTTHVPGTDHPGNPLNHNRNHYAKGHEPST, encoded by the exons atgtggaggcaggtgataacaCGATTCGGGATACCAGAagtcgtcatctcggacaacggcACACAGTTTACTGACAAGAAGTTCACGGAATTTCTCAGCGGCCTGGGTGTAAGGCAAAGGTTCTCTTCGGTAGAACACCCTCAGACGAACGGACAAGTGGAGTCCGCCAACAAGGTTATCCTTTCAGGGCTAAAAAAGAGGTTGGACAATAAAAAGGGTGCTTGGGCCGATGAACTAGCAGCGGTTCTCTGGTCCTACCGAACGACCGAACAGTCATCTACTAAAGAAACTCCTTACCGGCAGACGTACGGTGTGGACGCGGTAATACCCGTGGAGATCGGGGAACCAAGCCCGCGGTTGCTCCTAAAGGGAGTGGAGGAAACCGTAGAAAAGGACCTGATAGATGAAGCCAGGGAGATGGCCCATTTGAGAGAAACGGCGCTAAAACAAAGAGTGGCTCTgcgctacaacaccaaagtgctcaagaGGGAATTCGAGCCAAACGATCTCGTCCTGAGACGAAATGATATCGGCCTGCCGACCCCTGGAGAAGGCAAGCTAGCGGCCAACTGGGAAGGCCCATATAGAATCAAGAAAGCGATGGGAAAAGGAGCATTCAAGCTAGAAAGACTTGACG ATAAACCACCACGACCAACGACGACGCACGtccccgggactgatcaccccgggaaccCGCTAAACCACAACCGGAACCACTACGCAAAAGGCCATGAGCCATCGACATAA